The genomic interval TGGTTTTGAATTCCTGCTCTACCACTTCCTATCTGTTGCACAGTCTTGTTTTCCTCCAattctcttatttgtaaaatgggggatAATATAAGCAACAACCTCATAGGTTTGGGGGAGGATAAAATgtaataatgaatatacatacacaaaaatgcTTGACATATACAGCATTTATATAGGTGCTATTATATTTTATCACTGTATATTTAAGAAAACTAGGATAATTCTGTACATACTATCTTataacttgaattttaaaaaataataattaatgatttttttccttctacttgcAAAAAGGATACATTTTCCTTGGAGACAATTTAGAAGATAGGGTTAATTACCATCTGATGTCCAGTATTAGAAATGCATCTTTAATCTCAAAGATGAGGTCAACTATATGGGAGAGGATGAGGGAGGTACAGGGAGACACCTAAGTGTAAAATATGGCCCAAGATACTATCATGCTGCTAATGCCTGAGTCTCAGATTCCTGGTGGGAAAGGTAGACCCTGACTCTGAAGCTGGGGTAGAGGCAtaaaagagaagaggaggaagggaggaagggaagaatgtatgtgtgtctgtgtgccctgGTTGGGGGGAAAGAAGGAGAGTTTACTCTTTAGTTAGAGATAGATAAAAATCATCTGCactaaaaacacataaaaattatCAGTTTTACTAgtctttaaaaacaatttcttGCATATTCTCATATCTACCTAATTTATCAcagaatatttagaaaatgtGGAAAATCATACATTGGATTTATGATTTTGGCCTATCTCCCATCATCACAAGAGCCAAAAGCAATTATAAATGAAATGTTActgtatttcctttgattttatgTACAATATGTATAAACCTACAAGGCTAATTAATTAATgagtaaatacattaaaaaaaacagtattagCTAAGAAAGTATAGGTAGCTCTATTTATAGTTCTGCCACTGTCTTGTTTGGTAACCTAGCCAAGcctcttaatttttctgtctcAGTTTCCCAATTTGTAAAATAGGCTCTTGGATTAAAATAATTCTAGGGTGTTCCAGTTTTGACAATACATGATCTGTGAGAGCTTAGGACTGCCAGTGAGATCATAAATCATACCCTATAAATCCAAAATTAAGCAAAGGCACAGAACACATGACTGTAAAATCCAATGTTCTATAACCCTGCTAATCCATTCTTTTAGCCTCACCATTTATTTTGTTCTCCTATTTCCAATTCTTTCTGGTGCCTTTGCATATCAGTACCCAATCAGTACACAGACAGATAACTGTGTGTAGACAAATATTCAAATATGCTAAACATTTTTcagtaaaaattaatttcttagaAATCCTTAAGATAGGAAAAATATGAGTGGAACAAGGCTGGGGGACTTCCATTTTAGGTCCTATTCTAAAGTTATTTTGTACTTAACAATTGTAACCAAACAAGGGTCACTAACATATTGACTGCCTTATCTAGCTGGAGGGAAAGAAATTGTAAGAGGTACATACCAGTAAGGTGTGTGATGGTTTTAAAATTCGGCTCCAGATTATTTGGCATTCCTTCCATCAAAAGTTGGAGTCTATTGTCCCTCTCCTTGAATCTTGGCATAGGACTAGTAACTGTTTCAACCAATGGAGTATGGCAGAACTTATCTTATGTGACTTCTAAGGTTAGGTCGTAAAAGGCCATATAACTTCCACCTTGTTCACAGGgaacatttgctttttttttttctttctattttattgagttacagtcaatttacaatgtcgtgtcaatttctggtgtacatcacaattcttcagtcatacatgaatatatatatatatatatatatatatatatattcattttcatattctttttcaccatgagctactacaagatatcgaatatattTCCtggtgctgtacagtataaacttgtttatctattttatatataccagtcagtatctacaaatctccaaCTCtgagtttatcccttcccacccctctccccactggttaccacaagtctgtattccatgtctgtgagtctgcttttgaTATAAGCtcattcgtctttttttttttttaagattccacatagggAACACTTGCTTTTAAAGCTCTGAGATGGCCATGTTGGACAGGCTACACGTGGGAACTCTGGCTGATGGCCCTACTTGAGTCTGTTCTTCAGCCATTTCAGTCTCAGCTCGTGCAGGACTCAGCTGTTTGAGTCATCTACAGCCTTTCAAGTTACCCCCGGTCATCCAAGCCATGCCAGCTGAAGCCCCAGATATCCTGGAGCAGAGAAAAGTAGTCCCTGCTGTGTACTTTCTGAACCTCTGACTCACAGAATCTGTGAACATAGTATCAGTTATAGTTTACACCAGTGAATTTTGGGATGGTTTGTTACCTATCAACAGGTAAATGGAAGAGTTGATGTGTCATGCTGAAGGTGCTAGCCATAGGCATACAATAGTCATGAAGCCAGTGTGTTATCAAGTCAGCCCAACAGAGTTGGATAAATGTGAAAAAAGgtgagaaaatgaatgcagagaCTGAGTCTACTCTTCTATTATTTCAGGGTAAGAGCCATCAAACCAGTTCACCCTCTCTCTGTCCCCTCAGGGCACACGAGTCCCAAACTAAGACTCTTGTGTCCTAACTCAGccttagaaatttaaaattttttctgctcaACAGTTTGTTATCTATCTTCAACTCCTCAGAAAACTCCAAGGACAAGAGAAGTTCTCAATCAACACCTCATAACATTTTAGTGAAGGTAACATTTCTAGGACAATTTTCACCTATCTTTAAAACATCACTTTGTTTTAAAGATCACTTTAAACAACACCAACCTCGTTTTAGCATGACATCTAATctggaaaaatacacaaatgtattttttcatctaacattttGTAGTTTCAAACAAAATACTTATTCAAGATGAGTCAAAAAGAGGACTAAAAACTCCACTTCTTAAACTTCGTATTCAATGATTTGTTATGTCACAGCAGTTTCTTTACTTTCAGGGGGTTCTTTCTAGATAATTCCTAATTTTCATAAAAGCTTTTCCACATTGCTCTAAATACAGACCTCCGAATGAAAAGCAACCTATTAGCCTCAGTAGTGGATGCATTCAGCCAACAAGTATTCACTAATCAGCTACTGGGTACAAGGAATTCTATAAGTCACTGGGTTTGCAAAATAGAAGACAACAGATATGTTTTGGGTCCTCACAGATTTTAAAGACGAGTGGATCTAGCTAAGGACAGAACTATGTTCTGCCTACTCTTCAAATCTTGTTAGAAACCATCTAATAATAGTACAAAATTAATGAATCAACCTTCATTGACGATTCCTCGGTCTCTGTGGTAAGTAGTTGATATATGTGATTTACTTCTTCTAACAACCCCTGTTTCACAGAGGAAGCACAGTGACTTTGCTAAGTAATCAACCCAAAGTCACACATCAAGTAAGTAGTAGAAACAGGATTTAACCCCAGACATTTCTGATGCCACAGCTCATGATGCTAATCAGCATCCTTCGAGTCTATATCACTAATAGAGATACCTGTATGAAGAGTTATTAACTGTGAGACAGAATCCAGGAATTACCAGCATTCTTTTAAAAGAcaattattttgtaatttgaGCTTTTGGAGCTATATATCAATATCTCTATGTATCTCTAaaagcatgtgtatatatacatacatacacatatgtgtatacatttaattttatatatttcaaactACATATGCACTAGGCATATACTTTTCTTCTGTTCAATATTTCAGCTAGTTTAGCAGGGTAGGAGATTACATAGGAGTTTGAAGTCAAAACTAGAGGCAATAAGCATTTGCCTAGCCTGCCTTGCCTCAGTACAAATAACTCTTGGTTCCTTTATCACAACCAAcacttactaaattttttttttaataataatgccACTTTCCTAAAGACATCTCTATTTTCTAGCTGAGATAGGATTTTTTTAGTTACTTCAagttaaagaaaggaaaagttacACTAAAGATGAGTTTCAAGTTTAGTTGCTTAACATACCCCCTGTTTATTTCTAATATCTTTTTTCTCCAAAGACTGTGTCATCAAAAACATCACataaatttacataaaatgtccAAGAGCTGACAACTGGACTTCTTCCTGAAGATTTACTTTACAGATCATTTTCAAAACACCAACTGTATTCAGGAAGAtgcctctatttttaaaaaaaaattttttgaagtaaGCTAGTATGTTTCAAAAGTGATGTTGATATCGTGTGGAgcccagaaaaaatattttctcggTGGTACAGGTGAACATAAACTATAAGGCTTTTCCATTCCGCAGGATGAAATatttccttcaaaaatgaaacctggtaatttaaaaaattttaatggtatgttgatttttttaaaacaggaaataaagGGAAATTATCAGGAAAGACATGTACAGCCTACTCCATTCTGTTGCTTCTCTTTCTGTTAAGTCCCTTGCTCTCTCCTCACTCCACCCCTCAATCTAAATTTCCCAGAAGGGTATGAATTCAGGGAAAGTGGTGGACATTGGTGACTGTGCACATGCAGGGTGTGTGTGGTGACGGGGGGGGGGGTCACGGCCAGCGgagaataggaaaaaaagcaggaaaagccAAAGCCAAGGCCTGGAGCGGgagtgggaggggtggagggtgttGCAGACCCTCCCTGGTAACCAGAGAAAGGAAAACTCCAACCACAGGGAGGTGATGCCACTTGTAGGCCCTCAGATTGGAGAGGAGCGAGATGAGTGACAGGGCGGTGTGAGCTGGGGCCCCGCGCACAAACAGGAGGAGGGGTTTGTGCGTGTGCACTAGGCGGGAGGGGGGCGCTCCTGCTGCACCGACCGCAGGAGTTGGGGGCGAGCTCGGCGGTGACGCGAGGCCCTCACGTGACCGGGAGCTGCAGAGCGACGCAGCCTTCGGTGCAGTCGTCACTCCTGTCTGGGTACCAGCTCCCCACTGCCCTGCGCGCGGCGGGCTGGCATCGGGCCCAGGGAAAGCGGAGCAGGTAAGGGCCCTGGGGCCCGTGCGCCGACGCCAGGGAGGCAGCGGCCCGGGAACGCCAGAGGCCGGCTCAGGGGATCAGCGCAGCGAGTCCCGGCCacctctctccacaccccagcaTTCTCCGGGGCACAAATACGGCACCCcctggggtggggtgcaggggcCATACGGTTTCAGGGAGGGCAGCAGAGCAACTAAGAGCGATGGGAAATCATCCCCGAGTTCCTGCAGGGAAATGGTGAACCCGGGAGGGGGGCggtggagggtgggggcgggggacgCAGGGCCGGGGCCGGCCCGGGTTGGGGGCGCACGGCCGGGAGGGGGCCGAGCTCCCGGCTGCGGCAGCCCCCTGCCCTACCCCCCGACCCCGGCCCTCTGCAGGTCTGCGGGTCTAAGTGTCGCGGCGGCGCACTCGTGGCGAGCATCGGGAGAAGCAGGAGACAGCAAGGATAGGCCCAGGTCGGTGCGGGGGACAGCGGGGGTGGGGCGGGTGTAAAGCCCAGTCTGAGACCCCTCCTAACGCCCCCAGGCTCCATCCCCGGTCCTCCATTTTGGTGCCTGCTGCTCTCTGGGAAAGAATCCTGGGCAGGGAAAAATGGTGGGCTTtgggtgtgggggagggaggtaaaagGAGAGAGCTGGGGAAGGGGCTCGAACTGGAAGCTACCTAGAGGGCGCCCGAAGCTcctgaagtgggaaaaaaaataaattttaaaaatctttgataTCAGAGCTCTGAATCCTGCTGGTCAGTGCACCAAGCATTCAGTCTGTCTCCTTGCCTTTGTCTTGCTTGTTGTTCAAAGAAaaacaaccaggaaaaaaaaatctcatcatgGCCAATATCCACCAGGAAAACGAAGAAATGGAGCAGCCCGTGCAGAATGGAGAGGAAGACCGCCCTTTGGGAGGGGGCGAAGGCCACCAGCCAGCAGGAAATAATAGACGGGGACAAGCTCGCCGACTTGCCCCTAATTTCCGATGGGCCATACCCAATAGGCAGGTCAATGATGGGATGGGTGGAGATGGAGATGATATGGAAATGTTCATGGAGGAGATGAGAGAAATCAGGAGAAAACTTAGGGAGCTGCAGTTGAGGAATTGTCTGCGTATCCTTATGGGGGAGCTGTCTAATCACCATGACCATCATGATGAATTTTGCCTTATGCCTTGACTCCTGCCATTTTCCGTGAGATTGATACTGTGATTCCCCACTATTGTTCTTTTcccttgcattttcctgatatgCCTTTACTGATCCGTTTGCTGTGAACCTTATGTAATTTCCATGTGTCAGGTGGGTTCTGTGTTACCAGCTTCTAATTGGAGATTGCCTTGGCACCCAGTCTAAGTTTCTGTCAACAGTAGTTTCACCCATTTGCATGGAAAAATGTTAAGTTAATAAAGCAATTAAAAAGCAATCTATACATTTATTATTGtcttattaaaatatacatatatagtatacGAACCCTCCAAATATCTGAAATCAAATACCCTAGGATGTTAATTGGGTCACCTGTTTCTGTGGTTGGATAATAtgtgactttttttccctttttttatttGGAGTTTCAGAGGcaatgaaaacaatttttcaaTAAGTCTGTGAATGTACATAATTACTGGTTCAACAACCTTAAAGAAGAGTGAACTTCACATGTTTTCCAGTCTTAACTGGAAGAATAAACCCTCCCTTTAGTAGATACATGCGTTTAAAGAGTCAgtcttctcttctgtgaaattgGGAGTAATGCTTGCCTTACAAGGCTGCTGAGTGGAATAATGAGCTGTGGAACTGTTGGGCTGCCTCCTATGCAAATCCCCAGCATTTGACAGGACCCTGGCCCTCATCAGGTACTTGGGAAGTACTAAAGGGAGTTTTCATGTAGGCTCACAAGTCCAGAGGGCAAAATAGGTGGGTTCCACCTTGTCATTCCTCTCATATTTGCAGTACCCCTGCTCCCCTGATTACTGCCTTGTCAGTTGGGCATACTTTCCCTTCTGCTGGGTGCTGTTTCTGTTCCTGTTGCTGATGTGCTGGAGTCCACAAGGTAACAGAAATCCACTGATCCGCTTTGCAATCCCTGGTGAGCTAAATCCTCCCTCCACCTTTGACTTCTATAGAAATATGCGGAATGCCTTTATCCCCGCTTTGGAGTTACATTTACCCAAGTGAGTACCATTCCCATGGTTCTTGCCCCTACAATGGTTCTGAACAGAATAGtgctttttggttttatttttatgccCCTCCTTTTGAAAGAACTCAGATATGAAAGCACTGGGTCCTAGCTCAGGAGACACATCTCGATGTCTTAGCATGGTGTGCCCATAATTGCACTACTGCAAACCTCCAAAACACAAACAGGCTGAAGatttgttttgcctgtgtttgtACCCTATGTGGGGGGTTTTCTCTTAAAAGAGTCTGGGCCGGCCTGCCCAACCAGTTTAACACAGCCAAAagacatgtaaattacattagAGGAACacattttaaagctgaaacaCACTTCTTTCCCATTTCTATCCCTTCTATACCTGAAACGTGAAATTGCTTTGTGAGTTCTTAAAAACTTCATTAAGTATTTGGCATTGTCATGTTTATATGATTGTGTGCCCCCCTCAAGACAgtgattttgttttaataatcCTGGAGCTCAGTTTCTAGTTAGTGTCTGACATATTAGATATTAATTATTTTGATTGATATAATTAACTGTAATGGAGTTCAATACTGTTCTTAATTAAGTGGCTCAAGCAAGTAACTTTACCTGGAAAGCATGACTTTTAATTTCCAAAGGACCATAGCAAAAAAAATCTCTAACCTAAAATctgtaatctttttaaaaaaacttcgtATGTGCCAGTGTTTACATAAACATAGACCCCTTGCTTGCATCTTAACTACCTAGAGGAAATGTTAACAATGCCGACACTTGGGTGCCTTTCCCAATCCCACCTCCCCTTGTCATCCCTTGAATCACCTGATTAGGAATTACCGTTTTGACAGtccctcaggtgattctgatgcatttGAGTTTTGCCAGCATAGGCGTGGAGAAAAGCTGATGGTGATCACACCATTTTACAAACATTGTGATCTAAATTACCTTACATACTTGATTTTGCAATGAATATACCTTCCTGAAATTTGATATATCTAAAATTGGATTGCATTAAACAATCAATGTATGTCTATCTTTAAACGACTACTGTTTTTTAATCTTCCCAAATATCCTGTTAAATTAATGCATTATTATGAATTTATTATTactaataaatttataaaaattataaaattattaaatgcaTTAGGCATTCTCATTTCTATGCAAGCCTGTGCCCTTTTACAGCAATGATTTTTGTCTTAATCACCCTGGAGCTCAGTTTCTAGCAGTCTCTGATACGGTAGATATTTAATAACAATAAtgcatttaattattattaaagatTTTAGCATTGTAATTTATCTAAAATAATATATAACAACAGTTAATATTGAGTCTTTGTGGGTGGTTTATTTCTTTGCACTcatgtttttaaagtttctatgaggaacatttttaaatgaaatattttttataattatgtaaCACAAGATCATTAGACGTACTTGGATTATgcagaaaatataatgaaaaatataaacaaaccatAATCATCCAAAGAAAGCACTCATAAAATTTTTATCATCATCCCATATTTAGTCATGATTAAACGAGGCTCAGAGCCTCTTAAGAGGAATACTGCCTCTTTCAAAGCCCCTGCCAAGGAGACATGtttagcttgtttattttttctctctcttatccaCTCCTTAAAGCTAATTGGATCACATTTGACCAACTTTCATTTAAGTCCAGTTTTTCAAAACTGTGAAAATAAGAGTCATCACATTTCAGCAGGTCCACTCCCAGTTGTCAAATGTGGGAACATTAAGTGAATACATTTACTTACTAGAAAAGAACTATTTATGAAGCTTAAAAGTTGTCACATTAAGTAGAAAAAGGGCTGGAAATGGTAATAAAATGGGCTAAATTATATGTCTATTTGTCTTCTTCCATGAGATCACATATTTCATGTAATAAACATGCTGATTTTGTTTAGAAAgatcccatttaaaaaatttcaagcatATTGCATGTAATGTAGTTGCTATCTCGTGTACAGTCGGAATGCTTTCTAAGTAACATAAATATACATAACCAAATAAGTAAGTCATccctataaattaaaaaaatcttaacatttatttgtattttttatttcccccCAAACATTGTTTAAAAAGTTACAATTAGCCTGTTTAGAAATTTACTCTTTCTCTTGTAGttgatggaaatattttctatttagtaAAAATAAACTTTGGTGAATTTTATATGAAGAGAGAAATCTTCAGATCAatgccaattaaaaaaatcattttcccaTAAATGAAAAGAGCTGGTGTTTCTGATTGTAAAATAGCCATCCCAAagtggttttgttgttgctgttgctttggaacagaagagaaaatgtattaagaagaaaaattttgaatcTTACTTTCAACACCCTGTTTCCTTTACTGAGATCACATGAGTGTAGACTAATTTTAAGTTTTTACCTGTTTTTCCTAAATTAATAAGTATTACTTAATCACTAATTATATTAaagtttgagtttttaaaagagGATGCAAACTAAATGGGTCAATTAACTTAAAGACAGTGAAAAACTTGATGGAAACttgttaaaaaagcaaaaacaaacaagaataatgaatttcagattatttttgaaTCATTTAGCTAGTAATATAAACAGTGGTTATTGTCATGACAATGCCTTAGTTCATTTTACTCTGTTCATTGGTAAAATGGAGGTAAtttccagggctgctgtgagaaccAAGATAGGTAAAGAGTGTGTGAGCTGTGTTGAACTActgtactcaatggtgaaagagtGAATGGTTTCCCCCTAAGATAGGAGCAAGACAAGAAtgtctgctctctcctctcttgTTAAACGTAGTTCTGGGAGTCCTAGCGATTGCAGGAAGGCAAGAAATTGAATGAAAGGCATACAAattgggaaagaagaaataaaggaagaaataaaactgttcctgtatacagatgacatgattgccTAGGTAGAAGATCCAAAAAAACCTACATTTTATCTTCTAAATAACTCCCACATGAACTTGCAAAGAAATGTGTTTCAAAgaatatcttaaaaaataaaataagagcatTATTTGCTGATGTGTAGAGTCTCTCTACTCTCTACCATTGTGACATCAGACTACTTATGAAATGCTGGTAGGCTTGGCTCTCCTGACTCTCCACCAGGCTACAGTCTAAAAGGAGTTCATGTTAAGCTAAGGGAAAATTGAAGTGACCAGGAGAAATCATCCCATCTCACCAAGTTGTACACCCAGGACCACAGAAGACTTGTCACTCTCTGCCCACCAGGGAACATCATAGGGGTTGAGAGTGAGAGTCTAGTGGTCATATAGGCTCAAGGGGTTTGAGTCCCAGCCTTGTCACTTTTAATTAGCTGGTGCTGCAGACAAATCCCTTCAGCCTCCACTTCCTCTTTGGTAAAGCAAATATAATAGTGGTAGCTACCTCATAGCCTGGTGCTGAGAATTAGATGACGCAAGTAGAGCACTTAGCACAATCCCTGTCACGTAGTACAGGGTATTTACGGTAAAGGTTACTTACAAAATCTGTACAAAATGAGAAACTTTTCGGTAGATAATGACAAAAATATGCAGAGGCAGAGACAAGGAAGTTTGCTGAGCCTTATATGTCCTGCTCTTATGTCACATGGCGTGGAGACCCGTGGTTCGTTGAGCAAAGCCAGAGCCAGCTATTCAGTACCAAAGGCAATAGTAAAGGACTCCACCATCTTCTCTTTTAGTGTATTCtgttatttgttcttttcttctgagAGCTGCTGACGCCAACGGAGTCTGAGACTCTTTCATCTCAGGGAGGCTGCATCACCTGGCATTAAGTTGTCCGACGTTGTTTCCA from Vicugna pacos chromosome X, VicPac4, whole genome shotgun sequence carries:
- the BEX3 gene encoding protein BEX3 isoform X1; translated protein: MANIHQENEEMEQPVQNGEEDRPLGGGEGHQPAGNNRRGQARRLAPNFRWAIPNRQVNDGMGGDGDDMEMFMEEMREIRRKLRELQLRNCLRILMGELSNHHDHHDEFCLMP
- the BEX3 gene encoding protein BEX3 isoform X2, which produces MEQPVQNGEEDRPLGGGEGHQPAGNNRRGQARRLAPNFRWAIPNRQVNDGMGGDGDDMEMFMEEMREIRRKLRELQLRNCLRILMGELSNHHDHHDEFCLMP